The window CCAACAGAAAAGTTGTAAGTGAAAGAGcacttttttttcccttaatgATTCTGGTCCATACAAGCCCATTTCCATCATTCCCATAAACGTCTCTATATTCACAAGTCAAACAGAACCCACCCCAGGGATTGCCCTCCCTTTGACGAAGATAACTGGCTTTTTCTCAATCACAGCTTCCCCATTGACACTTTTACATAGTTTAgcatttgataaaatttttccaaatcaaCTAAGATGTGTATGTTCCTACTCctgttgaaaattatatatgggAATTGCCATAAATTCAATTTCTTTATCCTCTGATAACTCTTACTTACATAGATTATTGGAGCAGCTTGTGCATTAAATTTCTGTGTGTATATGATGGTTTTTAATCACTTACATGCATGTTGGAATGCCCTTAGGCATGCTATAAAAAGGGGCAGCTGTAACCTGTTGGCAAACTTGGGCTCTAATCACAACTTGCTTTTTAGTAAGAAAAATTAACTGCGATATGTTTtgtctttctttatttatatcGATCtatttgatataatatttttaaaaaaaataaaaagatgagACATCTCGattccttttttattaatatttgatttaaaaatgtCGATCGCCTAGACATCGATCATGTTAAAAGTTCTTTAACTTAATGCCTGACCTACATTGGCAATTATTCTAAAATCATTGGTGAAAACATTGTTGGGTATGGGAATCTGATGATATATAAATGGGGGTACCCTTCAACTTAAAACTGCACATGTACAGTGGATGAAGAAATGGTCCATATGCACCCTGCTGACTGTAACCCTCATATAGAACCTGCACAGCTTGGTTCACTACAGAAAAAGCTTATTTTTGACTAGTTTCAAAGGAGGTGAAGGAATTAATGTCATTGAGGGGGCCAGTCTGTGGCCAAACTTTTTGGCATTTTGAACCACACATATGTTATATCCCCTTAATTTTCAGTGAATcaataaaagtcaaaattgaaaagaaagaaaagagatcaGAACCTTTCAAAAAggtccaaaaaaataaataaagttgcCCCTTTGACCTAACCGGGGGATCAGATCCTCTCTCCCTCTTACTTCACTAAAGCTCCATTCCATTCCATTCCATCTCATCTCCAGTTCATCCCCTCACTTTCACAACAAACTTACTCTAGAAAAAAGTCATTACAATAAAATTCCTTCTTTGAAAAAATTACCACACAAGTTAGATTCGAATGCTGAGTTGTGATACCTGTTGGTGCTGAGCTTTGAAATGATACCAAGGTACTTTCTTGATGCTAGGGTTGGATGGCCTGGGTTTCTGTTTGAGTTTGGAAGCTCTTGTCGTCAGCTGATATCTGTGGGACTGGATGCTGCTGTTACTGCACTGTGGTCGCGTCTTACTAAGTGTGGGATCACACTCTAGTGAATCAAGCTTTGAGATACTTGTCTATATGTTAATTTGAGGACAGTGCTAAGCTGGTCTTTGCGTAACTAGGAATGTTGAGTGTCGGGTTTTATAGTCTTCTTTAATCTGGTGTCATGATTTTCACCTCATTAAGAGATATGGTGGGTcttgatttataaataagaatcttttttcacttaatagatatatcttttaaattgaaaatgtgataattttctattttctaaaCCCTGatttataagataatttttcttaatttttattcgTGTAATCCTATGTACCAACTAGCTAGCTAGAAAGTCAGTTTTCtcccaaaataaataaaaagttacTATCAGTCACTAAATTAAGGCTTGTTTGACTGTTAACAAGGTTTCTTGAGAAGATTATTAACGAGATTAATTTAGACTTTTCTTTGATATGCAAAGCAACTAAACCAGGTAACCAGCTGGGCTAGAGCCAACCAGCTTTGTCTATAAGGAATTTTGGTGGCATTATCAGATTTGGAGTATGAAGTGACAGTTCAACAATTACAGCAGATCTGCATCAACATTCTAGAAAGTGGTTTCTTATTTAAGAACTACTTACAACCTTAACTTCTCCAAAAATATGCTCTAACCTTAAAATAGAAGCTTTTGTTTGCACTTCTTTGAATCCGTCGGTAAATCCTTTACTTTCTTCTTCCCCAAGTTATTTCCATAGTGCACTATAAAGATTTTATGCCCATTACACATGCATATATTTAGCATGTTAATTAAGCTAATTTTGACTTGGTAGTCACGTATTCAATTACATGTTTAAAAAAGGTCAAAGAATCCAACAACTTGTCAAAATAAAGATAGTATTTCCTCACTCAAATCTTATTAATTGTTCAAATGTAAAAACATGCATGACTCAAGTTGGATAATCGTGCAATCCAAACTATCCAACTATAAACCTATATTCTTCCTTTCCAGCAAACCCCAAAAGGCCAAAGGAAAACCCAACATGCTGCCAACAAAGTGAGACTTCAAATCAATCAAGGAACCCTATAATGAAGGAGCCccacaagaaaagaaaataatttaaaaagggTAGGCACTAAGACACAAGATATATGCAAAGGGAGAGGGTAGGTGGTATTATTCTTTCTATCCTTCTAGTAGTTGGGGTTTGAATATCAGGTGATTAGGCTTTGCCACCATCTCGATGtccatttatatataaatatcagCAGCAGCTGTCACTGTTGTTTGCTGTTGAAGATGAGACAATTCTACTCGAAAATTGAGGTGAAGTTTAATTGCTGAATAATTAATACCTTTGGTTGGTGTTTCTGTTTTAGATTACTAGCTAATCATGGTACTGGTGGGACACTAAACCTAATAGTAGTGCTAATCCAGAATAGCTCATCATTGGACAGGAATCTGTTAAAGTTCAATAGATATAAGAATAACATACTCAAACCCCACAGTTTATTATGTGTGTAAAGTTGGAGGGagagaaaatattatgaaCCTAAACCCCATGACCCCCCAAACTTGGAATAAATATTATGAAGATTGGGTCCTAACCACCAGGTAGGGTTGGGGGTGTCAAAAAGGAAGGGAGTTGCAGGCACCATCAGAATATACTCTACTTATCATAATGCAGCacacatttattaaatatatttaagtaTTCAAAAATACTTTAGGATGTCTTCATGTCTTTTAACTAactaattaatcatttaattgtATTTGATCCagcactttttctctttcgaCCCTACCTAAAATCTTGTATATAGCTTtaccttaaaataaaaaagaagacatAAAGTTCCTTTGCTTCATCACACTTCTTTCTCTTGCATACTGTATATTGTCTTGTTTCCTTACTTGTGACTTGTTGATGACTCTACTTTTAGCTTATAAGGGTCCAAGCATTATTAgatcaataattttttgagtCTAAATTAcgtaatttttaaagatttaaacttaaattactaatatgtgataaatttaaatttttatataagtcTTAACAATTTGAAATGAGATATTACAATCTCACCCACTTATATCTTTGATATTCTAATTAAGGTCACACATCACAATTCTATCAAAGCTAACTCCACAAGACTAAGATCTCACCAATATAATATGAAATGTCTCATTGGATTGGCACATGTTTGCTATCGATTATAACGGTCCGAGTCCAAACACCACTAGTATAATAACTTTTTgtatttaaattactaataatCATTGACTTAACCATTATATAAATCTTAATAATCATATTCACTGTTTCATGTTAACCATGACTACTTTAAAATTAGGAGAAAAAATCAATGAACTAGGGACTTAGCTTTGGTTTCTAAAACAGAGCCATACTATAATATAAATACCGATTTTGTAAGAACTTAAGCAAACATAAAGTAGATTTACTATTAAACTTTATTATATGTACTTATAAATGCAAATTATATAactgtttaattattttaatataagaaAATCATACATATTAGTTTATAAATTGCCTTAAAATGGATGTTTTATTTCCTTATTTGTCTTTAGCAACATTTaaaaatgagaataaaattttatccatTTTGGAGTGATGTGGGCCATGGTCAAATTTGGGGCCCACTATTATTGGGCTGCAGTAGGACCACCCAAGGGGGTCAGAAAAAATTGCTGTCCCGAACAAAACAGCAAGAACGAAGCTGGATGTGGTCCACGTGGAGTCCTACAACGATTAAAAGCGGCAACCATATCCCTCCACGTGTCAAAATGAAAACAACCTTTCACGGTTCCTAACGATACAGCCCTGTCATCACAACTTATTCCCCTCGAACCTTTCACCCTTGAAAAGCCGTTAATCGCGCCAATTTTTCAACTGTCTCTCCTTTTCACAGCCCAAAATATATTCCCAAAAacacaataattaaaaaaaaaaaggttaaattGGCAGTTGGAGGGCagcccaaaaaaaataaataaaaaataaaataaaaaaggttgGGAGAAAAGTCACCTTCTAAATTGCTTCAAAATTCCACCTCTTTTATAGCCCCAcactaataaataaattatttgcattaatctcaattattttaatttatattttcccCATTTTGCCCCTTTCCTCTTCTCAAAATACCCCATTTCTCCCTCGTCCTTCTATGCCATAAAAAGTTTACATATAAGCCAACAGAGATACAAGTACATGACACCACCCCATTCCTTCTTCTTCGACTTCTTCTTCTGTACATAACACCCAGAGAGAACATCAGCATTTAATTTGGGTTTCTTCATTAAACAGAACTAAATAAGGTACTACTCATTTATCCATTATCGTTATGGagcattcattttctttttctttttgttgtagCTGTTTTTGGTTTAGTGGTCTTATTGTGATGTTGATCATTGAATTTTCTTGGCTAAATTTAGCAACTGGTTTTCACTttcttgttgttgttgttgtagTAGTTAGTCTTTGACTTGTACAATGAATTGGATGTTAAGTTACTTTGGTTAGCTTTGTTGGGATACTATGGAAGAATTTGACAATGAGtatggaattttttttcttgggaTTTTGATGATGGAAAGGTTTACATTGTTCATGGTTGGCTTAACCTCATGATTGTTTCTTTTCTGGTTCATTATTGGTTTTCTCTGTGCACTTCGGTGCTTTACTTGTGAAGTttgcattgatttttttgGCAGAGCAATGCCTGGATTAGCTATGGATGCAATAAATGGAGAAAGCGGAGTCGATGAACCTAATAATGGGTTTTGCACTCCCTACAAGGATAGCTTTAATCAGGAAAGGTCTCCGAGAAGTGCATTGAGTCCACAGAGTCAGCAGAGTGATTCCATTGATTTAGCCATTGATGGGGTGGTGGAAACCTCCATCGAGCAGCTTTATCACAATGTCTACGAGATGCAAAGCTCTGACCAATCACCATCGATGACTAGCTATGGATCATATGGTGAGGAATCAAGGATTGATTCAGAATTGCGCCATCTTGTTGGGGACTTCGGTGTTGTTGAAATGACAAAGGAGGTGGTGgcagagaagaaagaagaaggcaGTGTTGGTGACTTGACCcctaaaaaggaaaatgtatCTAGTGACAAAAAGCCTGTGAAGAAGAAGATCAAGAATCAAACTCCAGGTGTTAAGCATCGTTCTCGCTTGCAATTGGATTCTGAAGCATCAGCAAAGTCAAGTCCACAGAGCAAATCTTCCCGGGATAAAACTCCAGTTGAAAAGCGGTATGAGAAGAATGCAAGAAAACTAAATGCGGCTTCCCCTCTGAGGAAACAGAGGAATTTTGCTTTACTTGGTGCAAAGTTTCAGAATGGAACTGGGGATAACCTAGAGGCAGGGTTGGAGAATCCAGACCTTGGACCATTTCTACTGAAACAGACAAGGGATATGATGTCTTCTGGTGAAAATCCTCAGAAAGCCCTTGAAATGGCTCTTCGAGCCACGAAATCATTTGAGATTTGTGCAAATGGCAAACCAAGTTTAGAGCTCGTCATGTCTCTGCATGTTCTGGCAGCATTGTACTACAACTTAGGACAGTACAACGAGGCAATTCCTGTTCTTGAGCGCTCAATTGAAATTCCAGTGATTGAGGATGGCCAAACTCATGCACTTGCTAAATTTGCTGGATGCATGCAATTGGGTGATACCTATGCAATGTTGGGTCAAATTGAGAATTCGATATTGTGTTATACAGCAGGTTTGGAGATTCAGAGACAAGTTTTGGGAGAAACTGATCCTCGAGTTGGTGAGACATGTCGATATGTGGCAGAAGCACATGTTCAAGCACTGCAATTTGATGAGGCTGAGAAGCTTTGTCAAATGGCCCTTGACATCCACAGGGAGAATGGTGCTCCTCCTTCTATCGAAGAAGCTGCTGACAGGAGACTTATGGGACTCATCTGTGATTCCAAAGGAGATTATGAGTCAGCTCTTGAGCATTACGTTTTAGCTAGCATGGCCTTGGCAGCCAATGGTCATGAAGTGGATGTCGCTTCAATTGATTGTAGCATTGGGGATGCATATTTATCGATGGCTCGGTTCGATGAGGCGGTTTTTGCCTACCAGAAAGCGCTCACAGTATTTAAATCAGCAAAAGGAGAGAATCATCCAACAGTTGCTTCAGTTTTCGTTCGTTTGGCTGATTTGTACAATAAGATAGGAAAACTTAGGGATTCCAGAACTTATTGTGAAAATGCACTCAGGATTTATGGAAAGCCGAATCCTGGGATCCCCTCCGAAGAGATTGCCAGTGGTCTCATTGACATTGCTGCCATGTATCAATCTATGAATGAATTGGATCAGGCACTCAAACTACTTAAGAAGGCTTTAAGCATTTTCGGCGAAGCCCCAGGTCAACAAAGCACAATTGCAGGCATTGAGGCACAGATGGGAGTCATGTATTACATGATGGGGAGCTATGCTGACTCCTACAACACCTTCAAAAGTGCCATTTCAAAGTTTCGAGCTAGTGGAGAGAAAAAGTCTGCCCTGTTTGGGATTACTCTGAACCAAATGGGTCTTGCCTGCGTGCAGCTGTATGCAATAAATGAGGCAGCTGATCTGTTTGAAGAAGCAAGGAGCATATTGGAGAAAGAATATGGTCCTTATCACCCTGATACATTGGGGGTATACAGCAATCTGGCTGGAACCTATGATGCAATGGGAAGGTACAATCTTTTCTCTTAAATTCTAGCAATGtcatttaagtgattaatctGTTTTCTGAACTCAAGGCTGCAAAATTCTGGacctttttacttttaatttgtAGTTCTCatgttttacaaattttatgtttCACAGATTGGATGATGCCATCGAGCTTTTAGATTATGTTGTTGACATGAGAGAGGAGAAGCTTGGAACAGCAAATCCTGATGTCATTGATGAGAAACGAAGGTTGGGTGAGTTATTGAAGGAAGCAGGCAGGGTCCGGAGCAGAAAATCAAGATCACTGGTAACCCTCCTCGACACCAGCAATCAGATAATGAAGGATGATGGAATTAAGGTATCATAATGCTGCTCATGTAAATACGGTTCATCTGTATAAATATACCATTCTGAAAGAGGATTAGGTGGTTGGTTCAGCAGACACATACCAAAAGCCTGGTTTCAACAGTTGTCTTGAGGGGTCAAGAGAAAATTTGCATTTATGGTTCATTTATCACGGAATTGTTGATATTCCTTTGTAACATTTTTCTCTgtatgtttcaatttttaataaagaaaatggtggcgttttgttttcttagtaCTGGTTCACCAAACCATCCATTTATTGAAATACATATCAGTTCATTGTTGTGTTTTCCAGTGGTCACATCGGTTCATTGTTGGAAAACTCCTGGATTGGGAAATAAATTGACTAATCTAACTAGCAAAGATAAGTTGCCTTCCAAGTCTTGAAAACCTTTGTGGCAGTGGTTGGCCATGGTGTTCCAAGTGATATGCAAGTTTAACAGGCTGATAATGAAATAATTGACTAATCTACCAAAGTTTGAAAGGCATTTGTCGGCATCCTTGCCCTTCCCTTCATTGTAAGTAATCAAGGTAGATTGTTGCACAACACTGAAGAAACAATCTGAAATGGACAAACTTCCCTATTTGCTTCAAATGCTAAGCTAACATTCATCAGTGATCGACTACTGATAAACCAGAAAACTTTCCCCtttcctctttacttttgtgaTATTAAGGAAAGTGAGGCTTGCTTATCAAGAAAGTCCTCAATCAAACAGTTAAACTGAACTGGCTTACAAGGAAGCATAGGCCTTAATCTAACAATATTACCATATAAAGTATTTTCCCTAATCCCTAAGCTAATATGACAAAGCAACACAATTTTTACATTCATGAGAAAATGACAACTCTCCTCAATTTGAGCTGGTGGGTCAGAGAATGACCCATTGAAGATGCAAATTGCAGGCGACAAGTTAGTTGCCTGAGTGTGCGTATGGCACCACAGCTAATACGACTGTATTGAATGTCACATGGATCATAATGATGAACTGTTCCATTGACCTAGGCTTTGGCCAGGCAAGATTATTCTGGGGCAACATCAATTGTGTACAAGGAAGGCCTCTGAGAAGTCATCTGCCAGAAGGTGAATGCTTTTGATTGATGGGTTATTTTCCTGGATgtggaaaatgaccaaacAAAGTATAAGATgcctttatttaattgattggtAAACCAGAATTGACAGTTAGGACTTGGGAACCTACAATGCACAAGACACAGAAGCCCAAACCAACAAAAGACCTTGATAAAGGCCATAGTCTCATGGCAGAGCAACAATAGATTAAGAAGCAAATGTTGGATCTTTGTCTTCTTAGTTGAAGAAAGAAGTGGGCTGAAAAGTCACTTACCAAACCATTTCTTTTGAGTTATAAAGACAGGATCCACAACACCAATGATGGTTATCCTTGGTATAGCCTGAGTTGATAGAGAAAAGGGTCATGACATTACTACTATTACTTTTGAGAGCACATATTCCAAAAATTGGACTCAATTGAATTGGTCTAAGGGGTGGTACTATTATTTCAATATATGAGATCctttatttactttataaGTGAGTAACATAATCATGTATTGGTCTTTCAATTTTATCAATATTCAATATTGATAAAGCATAGATTAGGAATATTTAGAAACGACACTTTAATGCAAAAGAGATATCATGattattactttttataatttcttttgtaAAGCATGTTTAACTCTTTCAACTTTATcgtattaattaaaaataaaaattataaacataaaaataaacaaaaactttattaaatgtaataatgATGTATAGCTATATCCCGTCAATTCACCTATAGAGCATACATTAACTCCACCAATTAGCATACAGCTCATGTCCTCATCCATTGAGGTTATTGATATCTAATGCTCACCAAGTTAAGTAtttatttcaacaaaaaagTTATGATCCCTTTGAAAATGCTGCACCATGTGTCTCTGAAGAGACAAGAGTAATGGCAAGCACATTGCTTCGTCAcataatgaaactttcaacCAGTTATCAACAACCATTTGCCATGAGTCATTGGTAAAGCTAAAAAGGCAGGTTTAAACAAAATGCTtaagcaataaaaaaaagatgatgCTAAAAGATACAATATTGATTGCTAATGTGTTACTGGCATCAGGAGAATGATACTAAGTGCAGTATAAATTTATATAGAAATGCTTTTGGGAATTGGGATATCTTGTCCCTAACGTTTTCTGATCAATTGATAAGACTGTTGTCTTaagatatataatttatagTGCCAAAAGAAGGTAAACACTACAATATCTCTGTCAAATTTCTGAGCAAACATACCATGATTGctattcttttttctcatcATCACATGTTTCTTTGATGATGACAAGCATCTTGAATTGGGACTGGTGGGTCAGAGAGGGAGCCATTCAGAATGCGGTCTGCCACCCACATGTTAGCTGCCTGGGAGTAATGTATACCATCCCAGCTAATGTGCCTTGATGGATGATTGCAAGGGTCGCCATACACTGTTCCATTCACTATGGCTTTTTTTCCACAATTAATGTGGTTTCCATAAAAACTTCCACAGCAAAAATTAACTGGATCAACATAACCTGCCATAAGAACAACAGTTGCAGTTAATCTCTACTTTTCCCAGCTGCTTAGTTTAAATGCCTGCATTGCAGTTTTCGAACATGTTTTACCTAGAGTCTTCGCGCTGCTAATGAGTCCATATTTGGCTGAATAGACATCAACATATGTGAATTTGGCAAAGGGGAGTTGTGTCCTTAACCGGGATATCTTGTCCTTAAGCTGCCTGTTAAACTCCATAGCCACCTCATTTAGAGGCTTCACACATCCATTCTTATCTAGAATACCCGGCTTTGACTTGTCATGTAGAACATTATAAGGCAAGCAACCAAGGGGACCTGTATTATGTACCCAAAAGAACCTTGCCCCTTCCTTGTATAGTAGCTGAAACCAGGACAAGTGACAGCATTAGTTCACCTATAGATTGGAACACTTCTGCTAAAAAATTGTTGTTGCTTACATGAATAGCTTGGGACAACTGGCCTATGATATTGGGAATAGATGCTCTAACTTGGTTTTCTGTTGTGACTTGGAAACCATGGGCAAGATCATTTTGTCCAATATCAAATGTGTACAGAGCCTGTGAGAATTCTGCAGGCCTTGGTAGATTGCTAATCGTTACGGGAATTCTTCCTGATGTCataattcacaaaaaaaaaaataaagtatgaTTTCTAATAGAATTCAGTAGAAAATTGATAGTATATCCAAGCAACTTCAGCAGACAAGAAAGTAAACACTGTAAGAGTTGTTCTCTTAATCCTAGCatacaaaattttgatgtaaaaTATATAGAGGGAAAGACTTACTACTGAGGCTAAGTTGATTGTAGAGAGCAGTGGTGCGAGCTTTAAATTGAATGAACTGTGAAATCTGAACCCCGAGATTGAATGGACTATAACCAGGTGGTCTAATGGATGAACCTCCAGTTGCAAAATTAGCACCATGCCTGAAATTTGTCCCAACTGAGTCCAGGTATGCACTAAGGTATGGTAACTGCAGATTCTCAGCTGCAACAAGcaacaaaatggaaaattcAAAGATGTAAGTTGAAGCATATATATTCAGAATGGGGCTAACGTTTTGCCAAGAATAGCCAGGAAGACACGTGATGTAAGCTTGCCTATAAAATCTATGATGAGGCGACCATCACAGGCTCTGCCTGCAGGATGTCCAAAGAAGGTTTCTCCATTCGGTGGAGGGATTTCTGTAAATGCTGCAGATATTCCCCCAGTATCTGAATTTGAGTCCCCAAAGTTGTATATTGCTGGAAACCCACATGACAGTGAACCACCATCACTTTTCACTGCCGCCCATTGTGCTGCCAATCCAAAAACCAAGATCCCAAAAGTGTAAAACAGTTTCCAGGACTCCTCCATCATCTTTCTTAGCAGAAGCTAAACTCTTTCAAGAGTTTAAGCAAATCTTGCACTGCCTACACTAATATAAGCCTTAAAGAGTTAAAAAGCTACCGACTTGAACAGTGTGGACAGTGAGTGAGATCTTTCTGACAGTTTAAGTTTTGGATTCTGGCATGATTAGAAAAAGACATGAATCACCATTCATTGAATTGGAAGCATCAGACATGGCCCATATGGATAATGGGGACATCAACTTTCTttatgaaatttcaaaattattcacTTTACTTTGTTATTATTCGGCATGGGGGACATTACAAATGGTCCAccgaaaattaaatatatatgtggTACTAGGTCCAACTGGCATATGGTCCCTTTACTCTTTGCTGTGATGATGATTTGACATCAGAATGATCATTATGAACATAGATTTTAGGCTATTGAGAATTTGATATCTCAAGCTCGAATTTCTAAACATTATCTCAATCTGCCACACCCCGTTCCGTTTAGGCTATTGATGCAACTAGAATGACTTGCAATCTTTCTAAATTGACAAGAACGCCTAA is drawn from Theobroma cacao cultivar B97-61/B2 chromosome 4, Criollo_cocoa_genome_V2, whole genome shotgun sequence and contains these coding sequences:
- the LOC18600758 gene encoding GDSL esterase/lipase At3g27950, with product MMEESWKLFYTFGILVFGLAAQWAAVKSDGGSLSCGFPAIYNFGDSNSDTGGISAAFTEIPPPNGETFFGHPAGRACDGRLIIDFIAENLQLPYLSAYLDSVGTNFRHGANFATGGSSIRPPGYSPFNLGVQISQFIQFKARTTALYNQLSLSRRIPVTISNLPRPAEFSQALYTFDIGQNDLAHGFQVTTENQVRASIPNIIGQLSQAIHLLYKEGARFFWVHNTGPLGCLPYNVLHDKSKPGILDKNGCVKPLNEVAMEFNRQLKDKISRLRTQLPFAKFTYVDVYSAKYGLISSAKTLGYVDPVNFCCGSFYGNHINCGKKAIVNGTVYGDPCNHPSRHISWDGIHYSQAANMWVADRILNGSLSDPPVPIQDACHHQRNM
- the LOC18600757 gene encoding uncharacterized protein LOC18600757, whose product is MPGLAMDAINGESGVDEPNNGFCTPYKDSFNQERSPRSALSPQSQQSDSIDLAIDGVVETSIEQLYHNVYEMQSSDQSPSMTSYGSYGEESRIDSELRHLVGDFGVVEMTKEVVAEKKEEGSVGDLTPKKENVSSDKKPVKKKIKNQTPGVKHRSRLQLDSEASAKSSPQSKSSRDKTPVEKRYEKNARKLNAASPLRKQRNFALLGAKFQNGTGDNLEAGLENPDLGPFLLKQTRDMMSSGENPQKALEMALRATKSFEICANGKPSLELVMSLHVLAALYYNLGQYNEAIPVLERSIEIPVIEDGQTHALAKFAGCMQLGDTYAMLGQIENSILCYTAGLEIQRQVLGETDPRVGETCRYVAEAHVQALQFDEAEKLCQMALDIHRENGAPPSIEEAADRRLMGLICDSKGDYESALEHYVLASMALAANGHEVDVASIDCSIGDAYLSMARFDEAVFAYQKALTVFKSAKGENHPTVASVFVRLADLYNKIGKLRDSRTYCENALRIYGKPNPGIPSEEIASGLIDIAAMYQSMNELDQALKLLKKALSIFGEAPGQQSTIAGIEAQMGVMYYMMGSYADSYNTFKSAISKFRASGEKKSALFGITLNQMGLACVQLYAINEAADLFEEARSILEKEYGPYHPDTLGVYSNLAGTYDAMGRLDDAIELLDYVVDMREEKLGTANPDVIDEKRRLGELLKEAGRVRSRKSRSLVTLLDTSNQIMKDDGIKVS